One region of Danio aesculapii chromosome 7, fDanAes4.1, whole genome shotgun sequence genomic DNA includes:
- the LOC130232654 gene encoding macrophage mannose receptor 1-like isoform X2 — MAQSLYFPLLLMALCSISECVQRQYHFINEMKNWTEAQRYCREKYTDLATVHNMNDMIQLNKTVNVNDRGVWIGLQGTNDSKWHWSSGDPVLFLDWASGQPTGSDNCTVLSNGQWFVGACNISWFFICYNNKLIVIQQNLSWSEALRYCRQNHVDLVSVQSVEMQYEVMNVVKLASTEAVWLGLHNYCSMNMWLWLSGDMVCYQNWAPGNGSTPENCNLEKRKGAVQSGGDQTWISLPESRRLNFICTNY; from the exons ATGGCCCAAAGTCTATATTTCCCTCTTCTCCTCATGG CTCTCTGCTCCATATCTGAATGTGTTCAGCGTCAGTATCACTTTATAAATGAGATGAAGAACTGGACTGAAGCTCAGAGATACTGCAGAGAGAAATACACAGATCTGGCCACTGTTCACAACATGAACGACATGATCCAGCTGAACAAGACTGTGAATGTGAATGATAGAGGTGTCTGGATTGGTCTGCAGGGTACGAATGATAGTAAATGGCATTGGTCTTCAGGTGATCCTGTGCTGTTTCTGGACTGGGCATCTGGACAACCTACCGGCAGTGATAATTGCACTGTTCTGAGTAATGGACAGTGGTTTGTTGGGGCATGTAATATCTCCTGGTTCTTCATCTGCTACAACA ATAAACTGATTGTGATCCAGCAGAATCTGTCGTGGTCTGAAGCTCTGAGATACTGCAGACAGAATCATGTGGATCTGGTCTCGGTTCAGTCAGTGGAGATGCAGTATGAGGTGATGAACGTGGTTAAACTGGCGTCTACTGAGGCGGTGTGGTTGGGTTTACACAACTACTGCAGCATGAACATGTGGCTCTGGCTGAGTGGAGACATGGTGTGCTATCAGAACTGGGCTCCAGGGAACGGCAGCACACCGGAAAACTGCAACCTGGAGAAGAGAAAAGGAGCAGTTCAGTCTGGAGGAGATCAGACCTGGATCAGCCTTCCTGAATCTCGCAGACTCAACTTCATCTGCACTAACTACTGA
- the LOC130232654 gene encoding lymphocyte antigen 75-like isoform X1 — MAQSLYFPLLLMALCSISECVQRQYHFINEMKNWTEAQRYCREKYTDLATVHNMNDMIQLNKTVNVNDRGVWIGLQGTNDSKWHWSSGDPVLFLDWASGQPTGSDNCTVLSNGQWFVGACNISWFFICYNMSGGLVYVNQSMNWTDAQSYCRQNHIDLVSVRNQNESQQLEKFINDRNSSGSAVWIGLFRDPWQWSDQSNSSFRYWKTSKPSLPDNEHCAATEKFNQGQWGDYLCSGKWQLPFVCHEDKLIVIQQNLSWSEALRYCRQNHVDLVSVQSVEMQYEVMNVVKLASTEAVWLGLHNYCSMNMWLWLSGDMVCYQNWAPGNGSTPENCNLEKRKGAVQSGGDQTWISLPESRRLNFICTNY; from the exons ATGGCCCAAAGTCTATATTTCCCTCTTCTCCTCATGG CTCTCTGCTCCATATCTGAATGTGTTCAGCGTCAGTATCACTTTATAAATGAGATGAAGAACTGGACTGAAGCTCAGAGATACTGCAGAGAGAAATACACAGATCTGGCCACTGTTCACAACATGAACGACATGATCCAGCTGAACAAGACTGTGAATGTGAATGATAGAGGTGTCTGGATTGGTCTGCAGGGTACGAATGATAGTAAATGGCATTGGTCTTCAGGTGATCCTGTGCTGTTTCTGGACTGGGCATCTGGACAACCTACCGGCAGTGATAATTGCACTGTTCTGAGTAATGGACAGTGGTTTGTTGGGGCATGTAATATCTCCTGGTTCTTCATCTGCTACAACA TGAGTGGAGGACTGGTGTATGTCAATCAGTCAATGAACTGGACAGACGCTCAGAGTTACTGCAGACAGAATCACATTGATCTGGTCAGTGTGAGGAACCAGAATGAGAGTCAACAGCTGGAGAAGTTCATTAATGACAGAAACTCATCTGGATCTGCAGTCTGGATCGGTCTGTTCAGAGACCCATGGCAGTGGTCAGATCAGAGCAACTCCTCATTCAGATACTGGAAAACTAGCAAACCTAGCCTTCCAGATAATGAACACTGTGCAGCAACTGAAAAGTTCAATCAGGGACAATGGGGTGACTACTTGTGTAGTGGTAAATGGCAGCTTCCTTTTGTGTGTCATGAAG ATAAACTGATTGTGATCCAGCAGAATCTGTCGTGGTCTGAAGCTCTGAGATACTGCAGACAGAATCATGTGGATCTGGTCTCGGTTCAGTCAGTGGAGATGCAGTATGAGGTGATGAACGTGGTTAAACTGGCGTCTACTGAGGCGGTGTGGTTGGGTTTACACAACTACTGCAGCATGAACATGTGGCTCTGGCTGAGTGGAGACATGGTGTGCTATCAGAACTGGGCTCCAGGGAACGGCAGCACACCGGAAAACTGCAACCTGGAGAAGAGAAAAGGAGCAGTTCAGTCTGGAGGAGATCAGACCTGGATCAGCCTTCCTGAATCTCGCAGACTCAACTTCATCTGCACTAACTACTGA
- the LOC130232655 gene encoding macrophage mannose receptor 1-like, translated as MAQTLYFPLLLIALCSVSECVQRQYYFINEEKNWTDAHRYCREKYTDLATIDNMNDMIQLMKCVNVNDKRAWIGLQKTSVYKWHWSSGDPVLFLNWASGQPAGGNNCTVMRNGQWFVAPCSDTWTFICYNASRGLVFVSKTMNWIDAQSYCRQNHIDLVSVRNQNESQQLEKFINDRNSSGSAVWIGLFRDTWQWSDQSNSSFRYWDTNQPDNQGGNENCVGINRHAQGQWHDISCTSSLSFVCHEDKLIVIQQNLSWSEALRYCRQNHVDLVSVQSVEMQRRVMNVVKLASTEAVWLGLHNFCSVNMWLWVSGDVVCYQNWAPGNGSTPENCRLENRKGAVQSGGDQTWISLPESHRLNFICTN; from the exons ATGGCTCAGACTCTATATTTCCCTCTTCTcctcattg CTCTCTGCTCCGTATCTGAATGTGTTCAGCGTCAGTATTACTTCATAAATGAGGAGAAGAACTGGACTGATGCTCATAGATACTGCAGAGAGAAATACACAGATCTGGCCACCATTGACAACATGAATGACATGATCCAGCTGAtgaagtgtgtgaatgtgaatgataAACGCGCCTGGATTGGTCTTCAGAAGACGAGTGTTTATAAATGGCATTGGTCTTCAGGTGATCCTGTGCTCTTTCTGAACTGGGCATCTGGACAACCAGCCGGAGGTAATAATTGTACTGTTATGAGAAATGGACAGTGGTTTGTTGCACCATGTAGTGACACCTGGACTTTCATCTGCTACAACG CGAGCAGAGGACTGGTGTTTGTCAGTAAGACGATGAACTGGATAGATGCTCAGAGTTACTGTAGACAGAATCACATTGATCTGGTCAGTGTGAGGAACCAGAATGAGAGTCAACAGCTGGAGAAGTTCATTAATGACAGAAACTCATCTGGATCTGCAGTCTGGATCGGTCTGTTCAGAGACACATGGCAGTGGTCAGATCAGAGCAACTCCTCATTCAGATACTGGGATACCAATCAACCTGACAATCAAGGAGGTAATGAAAACTGTGTAGGAATAAATCGGCATGCTCAGGGACAATGGCATGACATCTCCTGCACCAGCTCATTGTCTTTTGTGTGTCATGAAG ATAAACTGATTGTGATCCAGCAGAATCTGTCGTGGTCTGAAGCTCTGAGATACTGCAGACAGAATCATGTGGATCTGGTCTCGGTTCAGTCAGTGGAGATGCAGCGTCGTGTGATGAACGTGGTTAAACTGGCGTCTACTGAGGCTGTGTGGTTGGGTTTACACAACTTTTGCAGCGTGAACATGTGGCTCTGGGTAAGTGGAGATGTTGTGTGCTATCAGAACTGGGCTCCAGGGAACGGCAGCACACCGGAAAACTGCAGACTGGAGAACAGAAAAGGAGCAGTTCAGTCTGGAGGAGATCAGACCTGGATCAGCCTTCCTGAATCTCACAGACTCAACTTCATCTGCACTAACTAG
- the zgc:195077 gene encoding uncharacterized protein zgc:195077, whose protein sequence is MSSRSTLIHQGPPKRYRLHTERKILDDNGKVRKWTYGTKDASKQNKILLLVGETGAGKTTLINSLVNYILGVKFEDETWNEITEEEGGDQTESQTSEITMYEVFPVKSSISLTIIDTPGYGDTRGLEKDLEVAENLASLFQSNDGVREVDAVCFVIQATNNRLSDRQHYIISSVLSLFGKDIVNNIVFLITHSDGLPPKNVLGAINKAKIPCRRDRKGQPVYFLFNNRQAEARHNEKRYIHSQRDAWDNSLEGTKHLLQSLDEIKRCSLELTSDVLKERIQLEASISNLRLRVQEKESKKSEKLQIQEAMRKNKDKIERHTNFSIRVKKTVKEKVPIVSASWKNRKATTCNVCEENCHEFDCWWVSGPKNCEVMKSDYCTVCTGKCHYSKHVKENKKYVISTSDIVMEFDDLKKDYENPQNKRLSVTVEDIDQDLKVIEDQKYMIVFNACKTIKHLSQVALKPDSTFTLQHLDFFIPRVREAGKEDWA, encoded by the exons ATGAGTTCCAG ATCAACTCTGATTCATCAAGGTCCTCCAAAACGATACCGTCTACATACAGAGAGGAAAATACTTGATGATAATGGGAAAGTCAGAAAATGGACTTATGGTACAAAAGACgccagtaaacaaaacaaaatccttcTGCTGGTGGGAGAGACTGGTGCTGGAAAGACGACCCTCATCAACTCTTTAGTGAACTACATACTGGGAGTGAAGTTTGAAGATGAAACATGGAATGAAATCACAGAAGAAGAAGGTGGAGATCAAACAGAATCCCAAACCTCTGAAATCACCATGTATGAGGTCTTTCCTGTGAAGAGCTCCATTTCTCTCACCATCATTGATACTCCAGGTTACGGAGACACTAGAGGACTGGAGAAAGATCTGGAAGTTGCTGAAAATTTAGCTTCTTTGTTTCAGAGCAATGATGGAGTTCGAGAAGTCGATGctgtgtgttttgtgattcaaGCAACTAATAATCGTCTCTCAGACAGACAACACTACATTATCAGCTCAGTTCTGTCTCTGTTTGGGAAAGACATTGTGAACAACATTGTGTTTTTAATCACACACTCTGATGGTCTTCCTCCTAAAAATGTTCTTGGTGCCATTAATAAAGCTAAAATCCCCTGCAGACGAGACAGAAAGGGCCAACCTGTGTATTTCTTGTTTAACAATCGTCAGGCTGAAGCTCGACATAATGAGAAACGCTACATTCATTCTCAAAGAGACGCCTGGGATAACAGTTTGGAAGGGACAAAGCATTTGCTTCAGTCTCTGGATGAAATAAAAAGATGTAGTTTAGAGTTGACTTCAGATGTCCTGAAAGAGCGGATTCAGCTAGAAGCTTCCATCAGCAACTTACGACTGAGAGTCCAAGAGAAAGAGTCGAAGAAATCTGAAAAACTTCAGATTCAGGAGGCAATGAGAAAAAACAAGGATAAGATTGAAAGACATACAAACTTTAGCATTAGAGTCAAAAAGACTGTCAAAGAAAAGGTTCCCATAGTAAGTGCATCATGGAAGAACAGGAAAGCAACGACCTGCAACGTCTGTGAGGAAAACTGCCATGAGTTTGACTGCTGGTGGGTTTCTGGTCCCAAGAATTGTGAAGTCATGAAAAGCGACTACTGCACTGTGTGCACAGGGAAGTGCCACTACAGCAAACACGTCAAAGAGAACAAGAAATATGTTATTAGCACTTCAGACATTGTGATGGAGTTTGATGATTTAAAAAAGGATTATGAAAATCCTCAAAATAAGAGGTTATCAGTTACAGTGGAGGATATTGACCAAGATCTGAAGGTGATTGAAGATCAAAAGTACATGATTGTGTTCAATGCTTGCAAGACCATCAAGCATCTGTCTCAGGTGGCTCTAAAACCAGACTCCACCTTCACTCTCCAGCATCTGGACTTCTTCATCCCCAGAGTGAGGGAGGCTGGGAAAGAAGACTGGGCTTGA